From the Nymphalis io chromosome 1, ilAglIoxx1.1, whole genome shotgun sequence genome, one window contains:
- the LOC126773214 gene encoding glutaminase liver isoform, mitochondrial isoform X2, whose translation MNLSPPSAVMNSRQLRRLAAISRPLYEHPTACICYRHYSQKWRNSAPSFYAAQSIDMRHYSFVHNLDPAVREGSHKNADDVLFDMFKNEDTGLLPVGKFLAALRTTGIRKNDPRVKEVMHNLYKVHKDSNFEGGSPETLKLDRKSFKEVISPNIVLITRAFRSQFVIPDFQDFIKDIEEMYWSAKSNTDGKVASYIPQLARASSENWAVSVCTIDGQRFSIGDVNVPFTLQSCSKPLTYAMALETLGPDVVHKYVGTEPSGRNFNELVLDYNMKPHNPMINAGAILVCSLLKTLDKPEMTLAEKFDYVMSFFSRLAGNEALGFNNAVFLSEREAADRNYALGFYMREHKCYPEKTNLRECMDFYFQCCSMEASCDIVSIMAATLANGGICPITDEKVLRPDSVRNVLSLMHSCGMYDYSGQFAFKVGLPAKSGVSGAMLIVVPNVMGICTWSPPLDPLGNSCRGLQFCDEMIERFNFHKYDNIRYASHKKDPRRYKFESTGLSIVNLLFSAASGDLSALRRHHLSGMDMTLSDYDGRTALHLAAAEGHLSCVDFLLAQCGVPHDPQDRWGSRPLNEAETFNHSAVVQYLKEWEYAHPENKQLEQKPDTVDQILEAKPDADDAVKDPSIQEIVSRNGDKVL comes from the exons ATGAATTTGag CCCGCCGTCCGCCGTTATGAATAGCCGTCAGCTTCGTAGGCTCGCTGCCATCAGCCGACCCCTTTACGAACATCCAACAGCATGCATCTGCTATCGACATTACAGTCAA aAGTGGCGTAATTCAGCTCCGAGCTTCTACGCCGCTCAGTCTATCGATATGAG ACACTACTCATTCGTGCACAACTTAGATCCAGC AGTACGAGAAGGATCACACAAAAATGCGGATGATGTTCTCTTTgatatgtttaaaaatgaagACACAGGCTTACTTCCTGTAGGGAAATTTTTGGCG GCCTTAAGAACAACTGGTATAAGAAAAAATGATCCTAGAGTTAAAGAAGTAATGCACAATTTGTACAAAGTACACAAAGATTCAAACTTCGAAGGTGGATCACCAGAAACATTGAAACTTGATAGAAAATCATTTAAAGAAGTCATTTCACCAAACATCGTCCTGATTACCAGAGCATTTCGTAGTCAGTTTGTTATTCCGGATTTTCAAGATTTTATTAAAGACATCGAAGAAATGTATTGGTCGGCCAAAAGCAATACGGACGGCAAAGTTGCCAGCTATATTCCACAGTTGGCTAGAGCAAGTTCAGAAAATTGGGCTGTGAGTGTTTGTACTATCGACGGTCAACGCTTTTCCATTG GTGATGTGAATGTTCCATTCACTCTCCAGTCTTGCAGCAAGCCACTGACTTATGCGATGGCACTCGAGACCCTAGGGCCTGACGTAGTGCATAAGTACGTTGGCACAGAGCCTAGCGGACGTAACTTCAACGAACTCGTCTTAGATTACAACA tgaAACCTCACAACCCTATGATCAATGCTGGTGCAATCTTAGTTTGCTCCTTATTGAAGACGTTGGATAAACCAGAAATGACACTAGCTGAAAAGTTCGATTATGTGATGTCATTCTTTAGTCGCCTCGCCGGTAATGAAGCATTGGGTTTCAACAATGCGGTATTTTTATCTGAACGCGAAGCTGCGGACAGGAATTATGCACTAGGATTTTACATGCGTGAGCATAAATGCTATCCGGAAAAAACTAACTTACGAGAATGTATGGACTTTTACTTTCag TGTTGTTCGATGGAGGCCAGTTGTGATATAGTGTCCATTATGGCAGCTACTTTAGCTAACGGGGGTATTTGTCCAATAACCGATGAAAAAGTACTTCGTCCAGATTCCGTGCGCAACGTTTTATCTTTGATGCACAGTTGTGGAATGTATGACTATTCTGGCCAATTTGCGTTTAAAGTAGGACTACCAGCGAAATCAGGAGTATCTGGAGCTATGCTTATCGTGGTTCCTAATGTTATGGGTATTTGCACGTGGTCTCCACCTTTGGACCCTCTCGGAAATAGTTGCAGAGGTCTACAATTTTGCGAC GAAATGATCGAGCGATTCAATTTCcataaatatgacaatattcGTTATGCTAGCCATAAAAAGGATCCCCGTCGTTATAAATTCGAATCCACTGGTCTCAGTATTGTTAATCTTTTGTTTTCGGCAGCAAGTGGAGATTTAAGTGCTCTTCGCAG ACATCATCTATCAGGTATGGACATGACTCTATCGGATTACGACGGTCGTACAGCTTTACATCTTGCAGCGGCGGAAGGACATCTATCTTGTGTAGACTTTTTACTTGCACAATGCGGTGTACCACACGATCCACAAGATCGCTGGGGAAGTCGACCACTCAACGAGGCTGAGACTTTCAATCATTCCGCTGTTGTCCAGTATTTAAAGGAGTGGGAGTATGCTCATCCAGAAAACAAGCAACTTGAACAAAAGCCCGACACGGTAGATCAGATACTCGAAGCGAAACCAGACGCAGACGATGCTGTAAAAGATCCAAGCATTCAAGAAATAGTATCTAGAAATGGTGACAAAGTTCTGTAA
- the LOC126773214 gene encoding glutaminase liver isoform, mitochondrial isoform X4 codes for MNLSPPSAVMNSRQLRRLAAISRPLYEHPTACICYRHYSQKWRNSAPSFYAAQSIDMRVREGSHKNADDVLFDMFKNEDTGLLPVGKFLAALRTTGIRKNDPRVKEVMHNLYKVHKDSNFEGGSPETLKLDRKSFKEVISPNIVLITRAFRSQFVIPDFQDFIKDIEEMYWSAKSNTDGKVASYIPQLARASSENWAVSVCTIDGQRFSIGDVNVPFTLQSCSKPLTYAMALETLGPDVVHKYVGTEPSGRNFNELVLDYNMKPHNPMINAGAILVCSLLKTLDKPEMTLAEKFDYVMSFFSRLAGNEALGFNNAVFLSEREAADRNYALGFYMREHKCYPEKTNLRECMDFYFQCCSMEASCDIVSIMAATLANGGICPITDEKVLRPDSVRNVLSLMHSCGMYDYSGQFAFKVGLPAKSGVSGAMLIVVPNVMGICTWSPPLDPLGNSCRGLQFCDEMIERFNFHKYDNIRYASHKKDPRRYKFESTGLSIVNLLFSAASGDLSALRRHHLSGMDMTLSDYDGRTALHLAAAEGHLSCVDFLLAQCGVPHDPQDRWGSRPLNEAETFNHSAVVQYLKEWEYAHPENKQLEQKPDTVDQILEAKPDADDAVKDPSIQEIVSRNGDKVL; via the exons ATGAATTTGag CCCGCCGTCCGCCGTTATGAATAGCCGTCAGCTTCGTAGGCTCGCTGCCATCAGCCGACCCCTTTACGAACATCCAACAGCATGCATCTGCTATCGACATTACAGTCAA aAGTGGCGTAATTCAGCTCCGAGCTTCTACGCCGCTCAGTCTATCGATATGAG AGTACGAGAAGGATCACACAAAAATGCGGATGATGTTCTCTTTgatatgtttaaaaatgaagACACAGGCTTACTTCCTGTAGGGAAATTTTTGGCG GCCTTAAGAACAACTGGTATAAGAAAAAATGATCCTAGAGTTAAAGAAGTAATGCACAATTTGTACAAAGTACACAAAGATTCAAACTTCGAAGGTGGATCACCAGAAACATTGAAACTTGATAGAAAATCATTTAAAGAAGTCATTTCACCAAACATCGTCCTGATTACCAGAGCATTTCGTAGTCAGTTTGTTATTCCGGATTTTCAAGATTTTATTAAAGACATCGAAGAAATGTATTGGTCGGCCAAAAGCAATACGGACGGCAAAGTTGCCAGCTATATTCCACAGTTGGCTAGAGCAAGTTCAGAAAATTGGGCTGTGAGTGTTTGTACTATCGACGGTCAACGCTTTTCCATTG GTGATGTGAATGTTCCATTCACTCTCCAGTCTTGCAGCAAGCCACTGACTTATGCGATGGCACTCGAGACCCTAGGGCCTGACGTAGTGCATAAGTACGTTGGCACAGAGCCTAGCGGACGTAACTTCAACGAACTCGTCTTAGATTACAACA tgaAACCTCACAACCCTATGATCAATGCTGGTGCAATCTTAGTTTGCTCCTTATTGAAGACGTTGGATAAACCAGAAATGACACTAGCTGAAAAGTTCGATTATGTGATGTCATTCTTTAGTCGCCTCGCCGGTAATGAAGCATTGGGTTTCAACAATGCGGTATTTTTATCTGAACGCGAAGCTGCGGACAGGAATTATGCACTAGGATTTTACATGCGTGAGCATAAATGCTATCCGGAAAAAACTAACTTACGAGAATGTATGGACTTTTACTTTCag TGTTGTTCGATGGAGGCCAGTTGTGATATAGTGTCCATTATGGCAGCTACTTTAGCTAACGGGGGTATTTGTCCAATAACCGATGAAAAAGTACTTCGTCCAGATTCCGTGCGCAACGTTTTATCTTTGATGCACAGTTGTGGAATGTATGACTATTCTGGCCAATTTGCGTTTAAAGTAGGACTACCAGCGAAATCAGGAGTATCTGGAGCTATGCTTATCGTGGTTCCTAATGTTATGGGTATTTGCACGTGGTCTCCACCTTTGGACCCTCTCGGAAATAGTTGCAGAGGTCTACAATTTTGCGAC GAAATGATCGAGCGATTCAATTTCcataaatatgacaatattcGTTATGCTAGCCATAAAAAGGATCCCCGTCGTTATAAATTCGAATCCACTGGTCTCAGTATTGTTAATCTTTTGTTTTCGGCAGCAAGTGGAGATTTAAGTGCTCTTCGCAG ACATCATCTATCAGGTATGGACATGACTCTATCGGATTACGACGGTCGTACAGCTTTACATCTTGCAGCGGCGGAAGGACATCTATCTTGTGTAGACTTTTTACTTGCACAATGCGGTGTACCACACGATCCACAAGATCGCTGGGGAAGTCGACCACTCAACGAGGCTGAGACTTTCAATCATTCCGCTGTTGTCCAGTATTTAAAGGAGTGGGAGTATGCTCATCCAGAAAACAAGCAACTTGAACAAAAGCCCGACACGGTAGATCAGATACTCGAAGCGAAACCAGACGCAGACGATGCTGTAAAAGATCCAAGCATTCAAGAAATAGTATCTAGAAATGGTGACAAAGTTCTGTAA
- the LOC126773214 gene encoding glutaminase kidney isoform, mitochondrial isoform X6 gives MRFLSKCSFDDFVMESGNEFEKWRNSAPSFYAAQSIDMRVREGSHKNADDVLFDMFKNEDTGLLPVGKFLAALRTTGIRKNDPRVKEVMHNLYKVHKDSNFEGGSPETLKLDRKSFKEVISPNIVLITRAFRSQFVIPDFQDFIKDIEEMYWSAKSNTDGKVASYIPQLARASSENWAVSVCTIDGQRFSIGDVNVPFTLQSCSKPLTYAMALETLGPDVVHKYVGTEPSGRNFNELVLDYNMKPHNPMINAGAILVCSLLKTLDKPEMTLAEKFDYVMSFFSRLAGNEALGFNNAVFLSEREAADRNYALGFYMREHKCYPEKTNLRECMDFYFQCCSMEASCDIVSIMAATLANGGICPITDEKVLRPDSVRNVLSLMHSCGMYDYSGQFAFKVGLPAKSGVSGAMLIVVPNVMGICTWSPPLDPLGNSCRGLQFCDEMIERFNFHKYDNIRYASHKKDPRRYKFESTGLSIVNLLFSAASGDLSALRRHHLSGMDMTLSDYDGRTALHLAAAEGHLSCVDFLLAQCGVPHDPQDRWGSRPLNEAETFNHSAVVQYLKEWEYAHPENKQLEQKPDTVDQILEAKPDADDAVKDPSIQEIVSRNGDKVL, from the exons ATGCGTTTTCTATCTAAGTGCAGCTTTGACGATTTTGTAATGGAAAGCGGTAATGAATTTGag aAGTGGCGTAATTCAGCTCCGAGCTTCTACGCCGCTCAGTCTATCGATATGAG AGTACGAGAAGGATCACACAAAAATGCGGATGATGTTCTCTTTgatatgtttaaaaatgaagACACAGGCTTACTTCCTGTAGGGAAATTTTTGGCG GCCTTAAGAACAACTGGTATAAGAAAAAATGATCCTAGAGTTAAAGAAGTAATGCACAATTTGTACAAAGTACACAAAGATTCAAACTTCGAAGGTGGATCACCAGAAACATTGAAACTTGATAGAAAATCATTTAAAGAAGTCATTTCACCAAACATCGTCCTGATTACCAGAGCATTTCGTAGTCAGTTTGTTATTCCGGATTTTCAAGATTTTATTAAAGACATCGAAGAAATGTATTGGTCGGCCAAAAGCAATACGGACGGCAAAGTTGCCAGCTATATTCCACAGTTGGCTAGAGCAAGTTCAGAAAATTGGGCTGTGAGTGTTTGTACTATCGACGGTCAACGCTTTTCCATTG GTGATGTGAATGTTCCATTCACTCTCCAGTCTTGCAGCAAGCCACTGACTTATGCGATGGCACTCGAGACCCTAGGGCCTGACGTAGTGCATAAGTACGTTGGCACAGAGCCTAGCGGACGTAACTTCAACGAACTCGTCTTAGATTACAACA tgaAACCTCACAACCCTATGATCAATGCTGGTGCAATCTTAGTTTGCTCCTTATTGAAGACGTTGGATAAACCAGAAATGACACTAGCTGAAAAGTTCGATTATGTGATGTCATTCTTTAGTCGCCTCGCCGGTAATGAAGCATTGGGTTTCAACAATGCGGTATTTTTATCTGAACGCGAAGCTGCGGACAGGAATTATGCACTAGGATTTTACATGCGTGAGCATAAATGCTATCCGGAAAAAACTAACTTACGAGAATGTATGGACTTTTACTTTCag TGTTGTTCGATGGAGGCCAGTTGTGATATAGTGTCCATTATGGCAGCTACTTTAGCTAACGGGGGTATTTGTCCAATAACCGATGAAAAAGTACTTCGTCCAGATTCCGTGCGCAACGTTTTATCTTTGATGCACAGTTGTGGAATGTATGACTATTCTGGCCAATTTGCGTTTAAAGTAGGACTACCAGCGAAATCAGGAGTATCTGGAGCTATGCTTATCGTGGTTCCTAATGTTATGGGTATTTGCACGTGGTCTCCACCTTTGGACCCTCTCGGAAATAGTTGCAGAGGTCTACAATTTTGCGAC GAAATGATCGAGCGATTCAATTTCcataaatatgacaatattcGTTATGCTAGCCATAAAAAGGATCCCCGTCGTTATAAATTCGAATCCACTGGTCTCAGTATTGTTAATCTTTTGTTTTCGGCAGCAAGTGGAGATTTAAGTGCTCTTCGCAG ACATCATCTATCAGGTATGGACATGACTCTATCGGATTACGACGGTCGTACAGCTTTACATCTTGCAGCGGCGGAAGGACATCTATCTTGTGTAGACTTTTTACTTGCACAATGCGGTGTACCACACGATCCACAAGATCGCTGGGGAAGTCGACCACTCAACGAGGCTGAGACTTTCAATCATTCCGCTGTTGTCCAGTATTTAAAGGAGTGGGAGTATGCTCATCCAGAAAACAAGCAACTTGAACAAAAGCCCGACACGGTAGATCAGATACTCGAAGCGAAACCAGACGCAGACGATGCTGTAAAAGATCCAAGCATTCAAGAAATAGTATCTAGAAATGGTGACAAAGTTCTGTAA
- the LOC126773214 gene encoding glutaminase liver isoform, mitochondrial isoform X5 produces the protein MRFLSKCSFDDFVMESGNEFEKWRNSAPSFYAAQSIDMRHYSFVHNLDPAVREGSHKNADDVLFDMFKNEDTGLLPVGKFLAALRTTGIRKNDPRVKEVMHNLYKVHKDSNFEGGSPETLKLDRKSFKEVISPNIVLITRAFRSQFVIPDFQDFIKDIEEMYWSAKSNTDGKVASYIPQLARASSENWAVSVCTIDGQRFSIGDVNVPFTLQSCSKPLTYAMALETLGPDVVHKYVGTEPSGRNFNELVLDYNMKPHNPMINAGAILVCSLLKTLDKPEMTLAEKFDYVMSFFSRLAGNEALGFNNAVFLSEREAADRNYALGFYMREHKCYPEKTNLRECMDFYFQCCSMEASCDIVSIMAATLANGGICPITDEKVLRPDSVRNVLSLMHSCGMYDYSGQFAFKVGLPAKSGVSGAMLIVVPNVMGICTWSPPLDPLGNSCRGLQFCDEMIERFNFHKYDNIRYASHKKDPRRYKFESTGLSIVNLLFSAASGDLSALRRHHLSGMDMTLSDYDGRTALHLAAAEGHLSCVDFLLAQCGVPHDPQDRWGSRPLNEAETFNHSAVVQYLKEWEYAHPENKQLEQKPDTVDQILEAKPDADDAVKDPSIQEIVSRNGDKVL, from the exons ATGCGTTTTCTATCTAAGTGCAGCTTTGACGATTTTGTAATGGAAAGCGGTAATGAATTTGag aAGTGGCGTAATTCAGCTCCGAGCTTCTACGCCGCTCAGTCTATCGATATGAG ACACTACTCATTCGTGCACAACTTAGATCCAGC AGTACGAGAAGGATCACACAAAAATGCGGATGATGTTCTCTTTgatatgtttaaaaatgaagACACAGGCTTACTTCCTGTAGGGAAATTTTTGGCG GCCTTAAGAACAACTGGTATAAGAAAAAATGATCCTAGAGTTAAAGAAGTAATGCACAATTTGTACAAAGTACACAAAGATTCAAACTTCGAAGGTGGATCACCAGAAACATTGAAACTTGATAGAAAATCATTTAAAGAAGTCATTTCACCAAACATCGTCCTGATTACCAGAGCATTTCGTAGTCAGTTTGTTATTCCGGATTTTCAAGATTTTATTAAAGACATCGAAGAAATGTATTGGTCGGCCAAAAGCAATACGGACGGCAAAGTTGCCAGCTATATTCCACAGTTGGCTAGAGCAAGTTCAGAAAATTGGGCTGTGAGTGTTTGTACTATCGACGGTCAACGCTTTTCCATTG GTGATGTGAATGTTCCATTCACTCTCCAGTCTTGCAGCAAGCCACTGACTTATGCGATGGCACTCGAGACCCTAGGGCCTGACGTAGTGCATAAGTACGTTGGCACAGAGCCTAGCGGACGTAACTTCAACGAACTCGTCTTAGATTACAACA tgaAACCTCACAACCCTATGATCAATGCTGGTGCAATCTTAGTTTGCTCCTTATTGAAGACGTTGGATAAACCAGAAATGACACTAGCTGAAAAGTTCGATTATGTGATGTCATTCTTTAGTCGCCTCGCCGGTAATGAAGCATTGGGTTTCAACAATGCGGTATTTTTATCTGAACGCGAAGCTGCGGACAGGAATTATGCACTAGGATTTTACATGCGTGAGCATAAATGCTATCCGGAAAAAACTAACTTACGAGAATGTATGGACTTTTACTTTCag TGTTGTTCGATGGAGGCCAGTTGTGATATAGTGTCCATTATGGCAGCTACTTTAGCTAACGGGGGTATTTGTCCAATAACCGATGAAAAAGTACTTCGTCCAGATTCCGTGCGCAACGTTTTATCTTTGATGCACAGTTGTGGAATGTATGACTATTCTGGCCAATTTGCGTTTAAAGTAGGACTACCAGCGAAATCAGGAGTATCTGGAGCTATGCTTATCGTGGTTCCTAATGTTATGGGTATTTGCACGTGGTCTCCACCTTTGGACCCTCTCGGAAATAGTTGCAGAGGTCTACAATTTTGCGAC GAAATGATCGAGCGATTCAATTTCcataaatatgacaatattcGTTATGCTAGCCATAAAAAGGATCCCCGTCGTTATAAATTCGAATCCACTGGTCTCAGTATTGTTAATCTTTTGTTTTCGGCAGCAAGTGGAGATTTAAGTGCTCTTCGCAG ACATCATCTATCAGGTATGGACATGACTCTATCGGATTACGACGGTCGTACAGCTTTACATCTTGCAGCGGCGGAAGGACATCTATCTTGTGTAGACTTTTTACTTGCACAATGCGGTGTACCACACGATCCACAAGATCGCTGGGGAAGTCGACCACTCAACGAGGCTGAGACTTTCAATCATTCCGCTGTTGTCCAGTATTTAAAGGAGTGGGAGTATGCTCATCCAGAAAACAAGCAACTTGAACAAAAGCCCGACACGGTAGATCAGATACTCGAAGCGAAACCAGACGCAGACGATGCTGTAAAAGATCCAAGCATTCAAGAAATAGTATCTAGAAATGGTGACAAAGTTCTGTAA
- the LOC126773214 gene encoding glutaminase liver isoform, mitochondrial isoform X1, producing MNLSPPSAVMNSRQLRRLAAISRPLYEHPTACICYRHYSQVRPVYVIERPKWRNSAPSFYAAQSIDMRHYSFVHNLDPAVREGSHKNADDVLFDMFKNEDTGLLPVGKFLAALRTTGIRKNDPRVKEVMHNLYKVHKDSNFEGGSPETLKLDRKSFKEVISPNIVLITRAFRSQFVIPDFQDFIKDIEEMYWSAKSNTDGKVASYIPQLARASSENWAVSVCTIDGQRFSIGDVNVPFTLQSCSKPLTYAMALETLGPDVVHKYVGTEPSGRNFNELVLDYNMKPHNPMINAGAILVCSLLKTLDKPEMTLAEKFDYVMSFFSRLAGNEALGFNNAVFLSEREAADRNYALGFYMREHKCYPEKTNLRECMDFYFQCCSMEASCDIVSIMAATLANGGICPITDEKVLRPDSVRNVLSLMHSCGMYDYSGQFAFKVGLPAKSGVSGAMLIVVPNVMGICTWSPPLDPLGNSCRGLQFCDEMIERFNFHKYDNIRYASHKKDPRRYKFESTGLSIVNLLFSAASGDLSALRRHHLSGMDMTLSDYDGRTALHLAAAEGHLSCVDFLLAQCGVPHDPQDRWGSRPLNEAETFNHSAVVQYLKEWEYAHPENKQLEQKPDTVDQILEAKPDADDAVKDPSIQEIVSRNGDKVL from the exons ATGAATTTGag CCCGCCGTCCGCCGTTATGAATAGCCGTCAGCTTCGTAGGCTCGCTGCCATCAGCCGACCCCTTTACGAACATCCAACAGCATGCATCTGCTATCGACATTACAGTCAAGTGAGGCCCGTATATGTTATAGAAAGACCT aAGTGGCGTAATTCAGCTCCGAGCTTCTACGCCGCTCAGTCTATCGATATGAG ACACTACTCATTCGTGCACAACTTAGATCCAGC AGTACGAGAAGGATCACACAAAAATGCGGATGATGTTCTCTTTgatatgtttaaaaatgaagACACAGGCTTACTTCCTGTAGGGAAATTTTTGGCG GCCTTAAGAACAACTGGTATAAGAAAAAATGATCCTAGAGTTAAAGAAGTAATGCACAATTTGTACAAAGTACACAAAGATTCAAACTTCGAAGGTGGATCACCAGAAACATTGAAACTTGATAGAAAATCATTTAAAGAAGTCATTTCACCAAACATCGTCCTGATTACCAGAGCATTTCGTAGTCAGTTTGTTATTCCGGATTTTCAAGATTTTATTAAAGACATCGAAGAAATGTATTGGTCGGCCAAAAGCAATACGGACGGCAAAGTTGCCAGCTATATTCCACAGTTGGCTAGAGCAAGTTCAGAAAATTGGGCTGTGAGTGTTTGTACTATCGACGGTCAACGCTTTTCCATTG GTGATGTGAATGTTCCATTCACTCTCCAGTCTTGCAGCAAGCCACTGACTTATGCGATGGCACTCGAGACCCTAGGGCCTGACGTAGTGCATAAGTACGTTGGCACAGAGCCTAGCGGACGTAACTTCAACGAACTCGTCTTAGATTACAACA tgaAACCTCACAACCCTATGATCAATGCTGGTGCAATCTTAGTTTGCTCCTTATTGAAGACGTTGGATAAACCAGAAATGACACTAGCTGAAAAGTTCGATTATGTGATGTCATTCTTTAGTCGCCTCGCCGGTAATGAAGCATTGGGTTTCAACAATGCGGTATTTTTATCTGAACGCGAAGCTGCGGACAGGAATTATGCACTAGGATTTTACATGCGTGAGCATAAATGCTATCCGGAAAAAACTAACTTACGAGAATGTATGGACTTTTACTTTCag TGTTGTTCGATGGAGGCCAGTTGTGATATAGTGTCCATTATGGCAGCTACTTTAGCTAACGGGGGTATTTGTCCAATAACCGATGAAAAAGTACTTCGTCCAGATTCCGTGCGCAACGTTTTATCTTTGATGCACAGTTGTGGAATGTATGACTATTCTGGCCAATTTGCGTTTAAAGTAGGACTACCAGCGAAATCAGGAGTATCTGGAGCTATGCTTATCGTGGTTCCTAATGTTATGGGTATTTGCACGTGGTCTCCACCTTTGGACCCTCTCGGAAATAGTTGCAGAGGTCTACAATTTTGCGAC GAAATGATCGAGCGATTCAATTTCcataaatatgacaatattcGTTATGCTAGCCATAAAAAGGATCCCCGTCGTTATAAATTCGAATCCACTGGTCTCAGTATTGTTAATCTTTTGTTTTCGGCAGCAAGTGGAGATTTAAGTGCTCTTCGCAG ACATCATCTATCAGGTATGGACATGACTCTATCGGATTACGACGGTCGTACAGCTTTACATCTTGCAGCGGCGGAAGGACATCTATCTTGTGTAGACTTTTTACTTGCACAATGCGGTGTACCACACGATCCACAAGATCGCTGGGGAAGTCGACCACTCAACGAGGCTGAGACTTTCAATCATTCCGCTGTTGTCCAGTATTTAAAGGAGTGGGAGTATGCTCATCCAGAAAACAAGCAACTTGAACAAAAGCCCGACACGGTAGATCAGATACTCGAAGCGAAACCAGACGCAGACGATGCTGTAAAAGATCCAAGCATTCAAGAAATAGTATCTAGAAATGGTGACAAAGTTCTGTAA